Proteins encoded by one window of Microplitis mediator isolate UGA2020A chromosome 1, iyMicMedi2.1, whole genome shotgun sequence:
- the LOC130674208 gene encoding probable serine/threonine-protein kinase DDB_G0272254, which yields MTTTTGDPSSLKTPPTLSGGDLVSRLLAATPPYLYNVPLTPHSFFFSEMLRSFVQAKSSSSSDSSVVPSSSIPAIAVNSSSNLNGRRRKRSWRDARERPLELTTKDKTNNIINDTKYFHRDLSIENRYKSTASTNLNTSVPTTDFNNDNDNKNKNTQNYDTIDKNPLGGSEAEAGASAGGYDPLKPVDENHTDFLKNHRHFFDDPSRLFNNNNNNSINNNNNNNNNNNNNNNNNNEGQGQGQNSLSEENRKTDSVPMNGMGFIGEKNNKLDFNPRNLLRDDLKNSNYGLPAQPTTDFTPSPFWYPPYPIPPQSYPGIDPLHFFIDLRVSGHIWDRKMNNERQLPFKSKHCSAFSVPQTVKEYNNSRPLNLTRDEVVVGSCKNKEENLRGTHFILKNLSKTYRDIENKGLVVEKIEEKIDETVGSSSQQDRASPSSIKEDKEVIATTTCSTSNKKDIRALIGLELVVDYVKEPKEEPDALSPHNE from the exons ATGACAACAACGACCGGTGATCCATCAAGTTTAAAAACCCCACCAACCCTTTCTGGAGGTGATTTAGTATCACGTTTATTAGCTGCAACGCCGCCATACCTATACAATGTACCCCTGACACCACACAGTTTTTTCTTCAGCGAAATGTTACGTTCTTTTGTCCAAGCTAAATCATCTTCATCATCTGACTCTTCAGTAGTACCTTCATCCTCGATACCTGCGATAGCCGTTAATTCGAGCTCAAATCTAAACGGACGTCGACGTAAACGATCCTGGCGAGACGCTCGGGAACGTCCGCTAGAGTTAACTACCAAAGACAAaactaataatattataaatgacacaaaatattttcatagaGATTTGTCTATTGAAAATCGTTACAAGTCGACCGCTTCGACAAATTTAAATACCAGTGTTCCAACTACAGATttcaataatgataatgataataaaaataaaaatacacaaaattatGATACAATAGATAAAAATCCATTGGGAGGATCAGAAGCAGAAGCAGGAGCTAGTGCTGGAGGATACGACCCACTTAAACCGGTTGATGAAAATCatacagattttttaaaaaatcatcgtCATTTTTTTGACGATCCTTCACgattgtttaataataataataataatagtattaataataataataataataataataataataataataataataataataataatgaaggaCAAGGACAAGGACAAAATTCTTTGTCTGAAGAAAATCGCAAAACTGATTCAGTTCCGATGAATGGAATGGGGTTTataggagaaaaaaataataaattagattTTAATCCACGTAATTTGTTGCGagacgatttaaaaaattcaaattacggATTACCAGCCCAACCAACTACCGATTTTACTCCATCACCATTTTGGTATCCTCCATATCCGATTCCTCCGCAATCTTATCCAGGAATAGATCcactacatttttttattgatttgcGTGTATCAGGACATATTTGGGACCGAAAGATGAATAATGAAAGACAGTTACCCTTTAAAAGCAAACATTGTTCAGCATTTAGTGTACCCCAGACAGTTAAGGAATACAATAATAGTAGGCCGCTTAATTTGACACGCGATGAAGTTGTAGTTGGATCTTGCAAAAAtaaagaagaaaatttaagAGGCACACATTTTATTCTCAAAAATTTAAGCAAAACTTACAgggatattgaaaataaaggtTTGGTGGTGGAGAagattgaagaaaaaattgatgaaa CCGTCGGCAGTTCTTCACAACAAGACAGAGCATCACCGTCAAGTATAAAAGAAGATAAAGAGGTGATTGCCACTACAACTTGTTCTAcgtcaaataaaaaagatatacgGGCACTTATTGGTTTAGAAC